TCGCTTTTGAAACATAGTCATAGTTTGTATCGTTTGTTGCTTCAACACGGTAAACAAACTTCACATAACCAAATTCTACATCACTGTATTTCTTGTCTTCGACACCACTCTTGAGATTTGCAATCAAGACATAGTCCTTAGCGTATGGGTTTTCTTTAGTCTTCTCAAAGATTTCTGGATCTTCGATTTCCCACTCAACTTTAGCATCCCAACCAGAGTTATCAAGGAACTTAGGATTCATTTTTTCGATAACATAGTTTTTGAACTCTTCAACATTCTTGAATGGCAATGCTTGACCTGCTTTAGCAGTTGTTACCAAGTTAGTTGAGTAAAGTTTCACGCTTGAGTTCTTGTCACTGTACATGTACTCGTCATCAGCAGTGTTTTCGTGAAGTTTTGGATCACGAGCTGGATCGTTTGGATCAGTCATCCCTTGAAGTTTCCATTTTCCTCCAAGCCACTTCCAGTATGCTGAGTAACCTGTACGCTCTGAGTTAGATGGTACATAGTAGTAATGTGCACTACCGTCGAAGTAGTAGTTTTTATCATTCTTGAGGACTTCATCACCTGGTTTACCTGGTGGGTAAACCAATTTTGGAGTGTGTCCATTTGGTGCCCAAGCCAAGTGTTCCAATCCTTCAGCTGGTTTTTCAACATAATCAGGGATTTGGTTTTCACTTGGTTCATCAGTCGTTACTAAACCTGGCGTTGTTGGGATAGCTGGAGTTGCTGGTGTTGCTGGTTTTGGTTCTACTGGCGTTTCTGTTGATGGCTTGAATGGATCAAATTCACTATCAGCACCATTAATTGGTGGATTTTCTGGTAGGTCAACACTTGGAGTTGCTGGTTGTGCTGGTTGTGCTGGTTGTGGCTCAGTTGGTGTTGTCGGCTCTTCAGGTTTATCACTAGGTGCTGGTGTTGGAGTCTCTGGTTCTGCTGGTGTTGGAGCAGGAACTTCAGGTTGACTTGGTTGTGCTGGCTCAACCGGAGTTGTTGGTTGTTCTGGTTTTGGTTCAGCAGGTGTTGCCGGTTGTGCT
This window of the Streptococcus sp. D7B5 genome carries:
- a CDS encoding CAP domain-containing protein, giving the protein MKKKYTYLTASVLTAVTMLPTFAPSEAHAAYNWNGNNSYYTRTSRRSSNRTSNRTTANRSRTSNYTVRSYSYNSYYPSYNYGYNSYYPSYNYGYGSYYPSYNYGYNNWNNYYGYGNSSNYYGYNYWNNYNNLASDENYIYWNGNHYYRMNDGSFRIYRNGQWKPLTNNSNNNSSTNNLENDPHYRYENGYHYYVLDNGDYYYYQNGKWVLVKDSADTTLAQPATPAEPKPEQPTTPVEPAQPSQPEVPAPTPAEPETPTPAPSDKPEEPTTPTEPQPAQPAQPATPSVDLPENPPINGADSEFDPFKPSTETPVEPKPATPATPAIPTTPGLVTTDEPSENQIPDYVEKPAEGLEHLAWAPNGHTPKLVYPPGKPGDEVLKNDKNYYFDGSAHYYYVPSNSERTGYSAYWKWLGGKWKLQGMTDPNDPARDPKLHENTADDEYMYSDKNSSVKLYSTNLVTTAKAGQALPFKNVEEFKNYVIEKMNPKFLDNSGWDAKVEWEIEDPEIFEKTKENPYAKDYVLIANLKSGVEDKKYSDVEFGYVKFVYRVEATNDTNYDYVSKAKEAFAKINETRKAQGLKELTWSEDIYQNQALPKVNEISRQYDSSGFVGRRDEDAAVVVKKWANSGLRDLLLDPNVTEGAVAAVVDGNGVYYWAYSYK